A portion of the Desmodus rotundus isolate HL8 chromosome 8, HLdesRot8A.1, whole genome shotgun sequence genome contains these proteins:
- the PLCD1 gene encoding 1-phosphatidylinositol 4,5-bisphosphate phosphodiesterase delta-1 isoform X3 produces the protein MRTPESQLFSIEDIQEVRMGHRTEGLEKFARDVPEDRCFSIVFKDQRNTLDLIASSPADTQHWVQGLRKIIHHSCNMDQQQKLQHWIHSCLRKADKNKDNKMSFKELRNFLKELNIQVDDSYARKIFRECDHSQTDSLEDEEIEAFYKMLTQRKEIDRTFAEAAGSGETLSVDQLVRFLQHQQREEAAGPALALALIERYEPSEKAKAQRQMTKDGFLMYLLSADGSAFNLAHRRVYQDMGQPLSHYLVSSSHNTYLMEDQLTGPSSTEAYIRALCKGCRCLELDCWDGPNQEPIIYHGYTFTSKILFCDVLRAIRDYAFKASLYPVILSLENHCSLEQQRVMARHLRDTLGSMLLDHPLEGASTSLPSPEQLKGKILLKGKKLGGLLPLSGEGGPEATVVSDEDEAAEMEDEAVKSRVQHKPKEDKLRLVKELSDMVIYCKSVHFRGFSSPGTLGQAFYEMVSFSENRVLRLLQDSGNSLVRHNVSHLSRIYPAGWRTDSSNYSPVEMWNGGCQIVALNFQTPGAEMDVYQGRFQDNGACGYVLKPAFLRDPNSAFNPRNPAQGPWWTPKRLSIRVITGQQLPKVNKNKNSIVDPKVTVEIHGVARDVASHQTAVVTNNGFNPWWDTEFEFEVAVPELALVRFVVEDYDASSKNDFVGQSTIPLNSLKQGYRHVHLLSKNGDQHPSATLFVKVSLQD, from the exons TCTCCATTGAGGACATTCAGGAGGTACGGATGGGACACCGCACAGAGGGCCTGGAGAAGTTTGCCCGGGATGTGCCCGAGGACCGCTGCTTCTCCATTGTCTTTAAGGACCAGCGCAACACACTAGACCTCATCGCCTCCTCACCAGCCGACACCCAGcactgggtgcagggtctgcgcAAGATCATTCATCACTCATGCAACATGGACCAGCAGCAGAAGCTGCAGCA CTGGATTCACTCCTGCTTGCGAAAAGCTGACAAAAACAAGGATAACAAGATGAGCTTTAAGGAGCTGCGGAACTTCCTGAAGGAGCTCAACATCCAGGTGGATGACAGCTACGCCCGCAAGATCTTCAGG GAATGTGACCACTCCCAGACAGACTCCTTGGAAGACGAGGAGATTGAGGCCTTCTACAAGATGCTGACCCAGCGGAAGGAGATCGACCGCACTTTCGCAGAGGCTGCAGGCTCAGGGGAGACCCTGTCAGTGGATCAGTTAGTGAGGTTCCTGCAGCACCAGCAGCGGGAGGAGGCAGCGGGGCCTGCGCTGGCCCTGGCCCTCATTGAGCGCTACGAGCCCAGTGAGAAAG CCAAGGCACAGAGGCAGATGACCAAGGACGGCTTCCTCATGTACCTGCTGTCGGCCGACGGCAGCGCCTTCAACCTGGCGCACCGGCGGGTCTACCAGGACATGGGCCAGCCGCTCAGCCACTACCTGGTGTCCTCCTCGCACAACACTTACCTGATGGAAGACCAGCTCACGGGGCCCAGCAGCACTGAAGCCTACATCCG GGCGCTGTGCAAAGGCTGCCGCTGCCTGGAGCTGGACTGCTGGGACGGCCCCAACCAGGAGCCCATCATCTACCACGGCTACACTTTCACCTCCAAGATCCTCTTCTGCGACGTGCTTAGGGCCATCCGGGACTATGCCTTCAAG GCGTCCCTGTACCCCGTCATCCTGTCCCTGGAGAACCACTGCAGCCTGGAGCAGCAGCGCGTGATGGCGCGACACCTGCGCGATACTCTGGGCTCCATGCTGTTGGACCACCCGCTGGAAGGTGCCAGTACCAGCCTGCCTTCCCCTGAG CAACTGAAGGGGAAGATCTTGCTGAAGGGGAAGAAGCTAGGGGGACTCCTGCCCCTCAGTGGGGAAGGTGGCCCTGAGGCCACTGTCGTGTCAGACGAGGATGAGGCTGCCGAGATGGAGGATGAGGCAGTGAAGAGCCGAGTGCAGCACAAGCCCAAG GAGGACAAGCTCAGGCTAGTGAAGGAGCTCTCCGATATGGTCATTTACTGTAAGAGTGTCCACTTCCGGGGCTTCTCCAGCCCCGGCACCCTGGGGCAGGCTTTCTATGAGATGGTGTCCTTCTCTGAGAACCGCGTCCTCCGGCTGCTCCAGGATTCAG gaaaCAGCCTTGTCCGCCACAATGTGAGTCACCTGAGCAGGATCTACCCTGCGGGGTGGAGAACGGACTCCTCCAACTACAGCCccgtggagatgtggaatgggggCTGCCAGATCG TGGCCTTGAACTTCCAGACACCTGGAGCAGAGATGGACGTGTATCAGGGCCGCTTCCAGGACAATGGGGCCTGTGGGTACGTGCTGAAGCCTGCCTTCCTGAGAGACCCCAACTCCGCCTTCAACCCACGTAACCCGGCTCAGGGGCCCTGGTGGACTCCAAAGCGGCTCAGTATCAGG GTCATCACAGGGCAGCAGCTGCCAAAAGTCAATAAGAATAAGAACTCGATTGTGGACCCCAAGGTGACAGTGGAGATCCACGGCGTGGCCCGGGACGTGGCCAGCCACCAGACCGCAGTGGTCACCAATAACG GTTTCAACCCCTGGTGGGACACGGAGTTTGAGTTCGAGGTGGCTGTGCCTGAGCTTGCCCTCGTGCGCTTCGTGGTGGAGGATTACGACGCTTCCTCCAAGAACGACTTTGTTGGCCAGAGCACCATCCCCCTGAACAGCCTCAAGCAGG GATACCGCCACGTCCACCTCTTGTCCAAGAACGGAGACCAGCACCCATCTGCCACCCTCTTTGTAAAGGTGTCCCTCCAGGACTAG
- the PLCD1 gene encoding 1-phosphatidylinositol 4,5-bisphosphate phosphodiesterase delta-1 isoform X4 — MDTGRDFLTLHGLQDDKDLQALLKGSQLLKVKSNSWRRERFYKLQEDCKTIWQESRKVMRTPESQLFSIEDIQEVRMGHRTEGLEKFARDVPEDRCFSIVFKDQRNTLDLIASSPADTQHWVQGLRKIIHHSCNMDQQQKLQHWIHSCLRKADKNKDNKMSFKELRNFLKELNIQVDDSYARKIFRECDHSQTDSLEDEEIEAFYKMLTQRKEIDRTFAEAAGSGETLSVDQLVRFLQHQQREEAAGPALALALIERYEPSEKAKAQRQMTKDGFLMYLLSADGSAFNLAHRRVYQDMGQPLSHYLVSSSHNTYLMEDQLTGPSSTEAYIRALCKGCRCLELDCWDGPNQEPIIYHGYTFTSKILFCDVLRAIRDYAFKASLYPVILSLENHCSLEQQRVMARHLRDTLGSMLLDHPLEGASTSLPSPEQLKGKILLKGKKLGGLLPLSGEGGPEATVVSDEDEAAEMEDEAVKSRVQHKPKEDKLRLVKELSDMVIYCKSVHFRGFSSPGTLGQAFYEMVSFSENRVLRLLQDSGNSLVRHNVSHLSRIYPAGWRTDSSNYSPVEMWNGGCQIVALNFQTPGAEMDVYQGRFQDNGACGYVLKPAFLRDPNSAFNPRNPAQGPWWTPKRLSIRVITGQQLPKVNKNKNSIVDPKVTVEIHGVARDVASHQTAVVTNNGFNPWWDTEFEFEVAVPELALVRFVVEDYDASSKNDFVGQSTIPLNSLKQGYRHVHLLSKNGDQHPSATLFVKVSLQD; from the exons TCTCCATTGAGGACATTCAGGAGGTACGGATGGGACACCGCACAGAGGGCCTGGAGAAGTTTGCCCGGGATGTGCCCGAGGACCGCTGCTTCTCCATTGTCTTTAAGGACCAGCGCAACACACTAGACCTCATCGCCTCCTCACCAGCCGACACCCAGcactgggtgcagggtctgcgcAAGATCATTCATCACTCATGCAACATGGACCAGCAGCAGAAGCTGCAGCA CTGGATTCACTCCTGCTTGCGAAAAGCTGACAAAAACAAGGATAACAAGATGAGCTTTAAGGAGCTGCGGAACTTCCTGAAGGAGCTCAACATCCAGGTGGATGACAGCTACGCCCGCAAGATCTTCAGG GAATGTGACCACTCCCAGACAGACTCCTTGGAAGACGAGGAGATTGAGGCCTTCTACAAGATGCTGACCCAGCGGAAGGAGATCGACCGCACTTTCGCAGAGGCTGCAGGCTCAGGGGAGACCCTGTCAGTGGATCAGTTAGTGAGGTTCCTGCAGCACCAGCAGCGGGAGGAGGCAGCGGGGCCTGCGCTGGCCCTGGCCCTCATTGAGCGCTACGAGCCCAGTGAGAAAG CCAAGGCACAGAGGCAGATGACCAAGGACGGCTTCCTCATGTACCTGCTGTCGGCCGACGGCAGCGCCTTCAACCTGGCGCACCGGCGGGTCTACCAGGACATGGGCCAGCCGCTCAGCCACTACCTGGTGTCCTCCTCGCACAACACTTACCTGATGGAAGACCAGCTCACGGGGCCCAGCAGCACTGAAGCCTACATCCG GGCGCTGTGCAAAGGCTGCCGCTGCCTGGAGCTGGACTGCTGGGACGGCCCCAACCAGGAGCCCATCATCTACCACGGCTACACTTTCACCTCCAAGATCCTCTTCTGCGACGTGCTTAGGGCCATCCGGGACTATGCCTTCAAG GCGTCCCTGTACCCCGTCATCCTGTCCCTGGAGAACCACTGCAGCCTGGAGCAGCAGCGCGTGATGGCGCGACACCTGCGCGATACTCTGGGCTCCATGCTGTTGGACCACCCGCTGGAAGGTGCCAGTACCAGCCTGCCTTCCCCTGAG CAACTGAAGGGGAAGATCTTGCTGAAGGGGAAGAAGCTAGGGGGACTCCTGCCCCTCAGTGGGGAAGGTGGCCCTGAGGCCACTGTCGTGTCAGACGAGGATGAGGCTGCCGAGATGGAGGATGAGGCAGTGAAGAGCCGAGTGCAGCACAAGCCCAAG GAGGACAAGCTCAGGCTAGTGAAGGAGCTCTCCGATATGGTCATTTACTGTAAGAGTGTCCACTTCCGGGGCTTCTCCAGCCCCGGCACCCTGGGGCAGGCTTTCTATGAGATGGTGTCCTTCTCTGAGAACCGCGTCCTCCGGCTGCTCCAGGATTCAG gaaaCAGCCTTGTCCGCCACAATGTGAGTCACCTGAGCAGGATCTACCCTGCGGGGTGGAGAACGGACTCCTCCAACTACAGCCccgtggagatgtggaatgggggCTGCCAGATCG TGGCCTTGAACTTCCAGACACCTGGAGCAGAGATGGACGTGTATCAGGGCCGCTTCCAGGACAATGGGGCCTGTGGGTACGTGCTGAAGCCTGCCTTCCTGAGAGACCCCAACTCCGCCTTCAACCCACGTAACCCGGCTCAGGGGCCCTGGTGGACTCCAAAGCGGCTCAGTATCAGG GTCATCACAGGGCAGCAGCTGCCAAAAGTCAATAAGAATAAGAACTCGATTGTGGACCCCAAGGTGACAGTGGAGATCCACGGCGTGGCCCGGGACGTGGCCAGCCACCAGACCGCAGTGGTCACCAATAACG GTTTCAACCCCTGGTGGGACACGGAGTTTGAGTTCGAGGTGGCTGTGCCTGAGCTTGCCCTCGTGCGCTTCGTGGTGGAGGATTACGACGCTTCCTCCAAGAACGACTTTGTTGGCCAGAGCACCATCCCCCTGAACAGCCTCAAGCAGG GATACCGCCACGTCCACCTCTTGTCCAAGAACGGAGACCAGCACCCATCTGCCACCCTCTTTGTAAAGGTGTCCCTCCAGGACTAG
- the PLCD1 gene encoding 1-phosphatidylinositol 4,5-bisphosphate phosphodiesterase delta-1 isoform X2, with amino-acid sequence MTSLAHVTQSGGGLDLGTGLQDDKDLQALLKGSQLLKVKSNSWRRERFYKLQEDCKTIWQESRKVMRTPESQLFSIEDIQEVRMGHRTEGLEKFARDVPEDRCFSIVFKDQRNTLDLIASSPADTQHWVQGLRKIIHHSCNMDQQQKLQHWIHSCLRKADKNKDNKMSFKELRNFLKELNIQVDDSYARKIFRECDHSQTDSLEDEEIEAFYKMLTQRKEIDRTFAEAAGSGETLSVDQLVRFLQHQQREEAAGPALALALIERYEPSEKAKAQRQMTKDGFLMYLLSADGSAFNLAHRRVYQDMGQPLSHYLVSSSHNTYLMEDQLTGPSSTEAYIRALCKGCRCLELDCWDGPNQEPIIYHGYTFTSKILFCDVLRAIRDYAFKASLYPVILSLENHCSLEQQRVMARHLRDTLGSMLLDHPLEGASTSLPSPEQLKGKILLKGKKLGGLLPLSGEGGPEATVVSDEDEAAEMEDEAVKSRVQHKPKEDKLRLVKELSDMVIYCKSVHFRGFSSPGTLGQAFYEMVSFSENRVLRLLQDSGNSLVRHNVSHLSRIYPAGWRTDSSNYSPVEMWNGGCQIVALNFQTPGAEMDVYQGRFQDNGACGYVLKPAFLRDPNSAFNPRNPAQGPWWTPKRLSIRVITGQQLPKVNKNKNSIVDPKVTVEIHGVARDVASHQTAVVTNNGFNPWWDTEFEFEVAVPELALVRFVVEDYDASSKNDFVGQSTIPLNSLKQGYRHVHLLSKNGDQHPSATLFVKVSLQD; translated from the exons TCTCCATTGAGGACATTCAGGAGGTACGGATGGGACACCGCACAGAGGGCCTGGAGAAGTTTGCCCGGGATGTGCCCGAGGACCGCTGCTTCTCCATTGTCTTTAAGGACCAGCGCAACACACTAGACCTCATCGCCTCCTCACCAGCCGACACCCAGcactgggtgcagggtctgcgcAAGATCATTCATCACTCATGCAACATGGACCAGCAGCAGAAGCTGCAGCA CTGGATTCACTCCTGCTTGCGAAAAGCTGACAAAAACAAGGATAACAAGATGAGCTTTAAGGAGCTGCGGAACTTCCTGAAGGAGCTCAACATCCAGGTGGATGACAGCTACGCCCGCAAGATCTTCAGG GAATGTGACCACTCCCAGACAGACTCCTTGGAAGACGAGGAGATTGAGGCCTTCTACAAGATGCTGACCCAGCGGAAGGAGATCGACCGCACTTTCGCAGAGGCTGCAGGCTCAGGGGAGACCCTGTCAGTGGATCAGTTAGTGAGGTTCCTGCAGCACCAGCAGCGGGAGGAGGCAGCGGGGCCTGCGCTGGCCCTGGCCCTCATTGAGCGCTACGAGCCCAGTGAGAAAG CCAAGGCACAGAGGCAGATGACCAAGGACGGCTTCCTCATGTACCTGCTGTCGGCCGACGGCAGCGCCTTCAACCTGGCGCACCGGCGGGTCTACCAGGACATGGGCCAGCCGCTCAGCCACTACCTGGTGTCCTCCTCGCACAACACTTACCTGATGGAAGACCAGCTCACGGGGCCCAGCAGCACTGAAGCCTACATCCG GGCGCTGTGCAAAGGCTGCCGCTGCCTGGAGCTGGACTGCTGGGACGGCCCCAACCAGGAGCCCATCATCTACCACGGCTACACTTTCACCTCCAAGATCCTCTTCTGCGACGTGCTTAGGGCCATCCGGGACTATGCCTTCAAG GCGTCCCTGTACCCCGTCATCCTGTCCCTGGAGAACCACTGCAGCCTGGAGCAGCAGCGCGTGATGGCGCGACACCTGCGCGATACTCTGGGCTCCATGCTGTTGGACCACCCGCTGGAAGGTGCCAGTACCAGCCTGCCTTCCCCTGAG CAACTGAAGGGGAAGATCTTGCTGAAGGGGAAGAAGCTAGGGGGACTCCTGCCCCTCAGTGGGGAAGGTGGCCCTGAGGCCACTGTCGTGTCAGACGAGGATGAGGCTGCCGAGATGGAGGATGAGGCAGTGAAGAGCCGAGTGCAGCACAAGCCCAAG GAGGACAAGCTCAGGCTAGTGAAGGAGCTCTCCGATATGGTCATTTACTGTAAGAGTGTCCACTTCCGGGGCTTCTCCAGCCCCGGCACCCTGGGGCAGGCTTTCTATGAGATGGTGTCCTTCTCTGAGAACCGCGTCCTCCGGCTGCTCCAGGATTCAG gaaaCAGCCTTGTCCGCCACAATGTGAGTCACCTGAGCAGGATCTACCCTGCGGGGTGGAGAACGGACTCCTCCAACTACAGCCccgtggagatgtggaatgggggCTGCCAGATCG TGGCCTTGAACTTCCAGACACCTGGAGCAGAGATGGACGTGTATCAGGGCCGCTTCCAGGACAATGGGGCCTGTGGGTACGTGCTGAAGCCTGCCTTCCTGAGAGACCCCAACTCCGCCTTCAACCCACGTAACCCGGCTCAGGGGCCCTGGTGGACTCCAAAGCGGCTCAGTATCAGG GTCATCACAGGGCAGCAGCTGCCAAAAGTCAATAAGAATAAGAACTCGATTGTGGACCCCAAGGTGACAGTGGAGATCCACGGCGTGGCCCGGGACGTGGCCAGCCACCAGACCGCAGTGGTCACCAATAACG GTTTCAACCCCTGGTGGGACACGGAGTTTGAGTTCGAGGTGGCTGTGCCTGAGCTTGCCCTCGTGCGCTTCGTGGTGGAGGATTACGACGCTTCCTCCAAGAACGACTTTGTTGGCCAGAGCACCATCCCCCTGAACAGCCTCAAGCAGG GATACCGCCACGTCCACCTCTTGTCCAAGAACGGAGACCAGCACCCATCTGCCACCCTCTTTGTAAAGGTGTCCCTCCAGGACTAG